The window CTCCACGTAGACCACGAAGAGGTTGTCGTAGCGCGCTCCCGGCGAGCCGTTTACCGTCGAGACCTGCGTCGCGACCTTTTTGTTTTCCACCAGCTCGCGCCAGAGGCGGGAGGAACGCCCGCCGGAGAGGATGCCGTCGACGAGGTCCAGAACGTAGTCGTCCCTGTCGGGGAGGGTGGGTTTGTGAAAGGCGATGACCGCCATCGGCTCGGCGTCGGAAAAAACCTCGACCCTTCTTTGCCCCTCCTGCAAAGGCTCCTTCGGAATCGGGGGAAAAGCGCCGCCTCTTGGGGGAATATCGCCGAAATATCTCTCCAGCAGGGCGAAAAAGACCTCGGGGTCGAAATCGCCGACGGCCACGGCCACGGCGTTGTCCGGCCCGTAGTGCTTCTCGAAAAAACTCCGGGTGACGTCGATGTCCAGCGTCCCGAAATCCTCCGGCTTGCCGATGACCGGGTACCTGTAAGGGTGGATTTTGAAGGCCGCGTCGAAAAGTCCCTCGAAGAGAAGGACGCTCGGCTCCGAATCGCGCCGCTGCAAACGCTCCTGTATGACCACCTTCCTCTCGTTGAAATACCCCCTGAACACCGGCTCGCGCATCCTCTCCGATTCGATCGCCGCCCAAAGCTCCAGCCGGTTCGAGGGGAGAGAGACTATGTAGCTTGTGAGATCGGAGGTAGTGAAAGCGTTAAAGCCGGTTCCCCCATTTCGTGAGTAGACGGCGTCGGTCTCGTCCTTTACGACGAAGGGGGCCTGAAGGCCCTCAAGCTCCTTTAGCCTCTCTTCAAGAATGATGATCCGGGGCGCATCCGCTTCATCTCCCTTACGCTTCTCCGAGTCGAGCGCTTTTCCAACCGCCTCTATCTCGTCGAGAAGGGGTTTTTCCCCCTCCCAGTCGGAGGTGCCGAGGGTTTTGGTGCCCTTGAAGAGCATGTGTTCGAGCAAGTGGGCGACTCCCTTCGCGCCCTCCGGCTCGTCCACCGAGCCGACCTTGAAGGTCATCTGGAGGGTTACGACGGGAGCGCCCGCGCGGGGAAGCGCGAGGGCGACGAGGCCGTTGGAAAGCTTTTTCTCGTAGACCCGGCCCGAGAGATTCCCTGCGTCGCAAAACGCATTCGACGAGAGGGCGGCGAGCGCCAGAGATATCGTAAGTAACCTTGCTAATAGACGCATCTAGTGTCCTGTGCGGTTAGTGGCTTCCGGTAATGTGGGCGGCGATTCGCCCGATCCGGCCCGCCCGGTGATGCCTGAGAAGGTTGCACTATTATCATTTCGGCCATTTTTTTAATCTCCTGCCGGACCTAGGGGAGCGGGCCGGGAACCGCGCGAAGTGAGGAGCCCGAATACCTGGCCTGTATTCGGGCGACGAACGACAAAGCGGATCGGGATGAAGCGACGCCCATATAGGTAGTGACTAGCCGCACAGGACACTAGCTCCCATCACTAATATTTTGAGGAATAAACCCCTGCCATGTTAATCTATACGCAACCAAGGATTTAACAACCGTTTCGACATATTAAGACTCAAGAGGGAAGGATTACAAATGTCCAAGCTGACTTCCCCGAAAACCTCCAGAGCGGCCTCCATCCGCGAGGAAACGAGGCGCATCATCACGGCCCGGGGCACGGAGCGGGAAGAGCTCCTCGCCAATTCCGACAACCTTTCAGCCATCGTCCCGCTCATCCCGCCGGAAGAGCTTCTCTTCACCCTTCGGGAACTCGGCAGGGAAGACGCCGTGACGGTGCTCTCCCACGCTCGCGCCTTCCAGCTCCAGACCATCCTCGACCTCGAACTGTGGAACAAGGACAGGGTCCGGCCCGAGCGCGCCCTCTACTGGCTCCAGTTCATGGACGACTGCGGAGACAAGGCCGTCGTCAAGTGGATGAAAACCCTGGAACCGGAGGAGCTTTCCCTCCTCTTCGCGACAAACGTCCGCGCCTCGCTCGCCGACGAGGACGGCGGCCCCGAGAAGGACGCCGGCCCCGGCGAGATATCCTTCACTTTCGACGGCGTCTACTACTTCACCGCCCCCGAGAAGATAGCCGACCCGGTGCGGAAGATGCTCACCCTGCTTCGGCTGGAGGACCACTCCAAATACCTCAACGTCCTGGAGGCGATGCTCACCGGTTTCGACCATGAAAAGGAAGAGGAAGCCTTCGACCTTCGCGTAAGGCGCATC is drawn from bacterium and contains these coding sequences:
- a CDS encoding insulinase family protein, which encodes MRLLARLLTISLALAALSSNAFCDAGNLSGRVYEKKLSNGLVALALPRAGAPVVTLQMTFKVGSVDEPEGAKGVAHLLEHMLFKGTKTLGTSDWEGEKPLLDEIEAVGKALDSEKRKGDEADAPRIIILEERLKELEGLQAPFVVKDETDAVYSRNGGTGFNAFTTSDLTSYIVSLPSNRLELWAAIESERMREPVFRGYFNERKVVIQERLQRRDSEPSVLLFEGLFDAAFKIHPYRYPVIGKPEDFGTLDIDVTRSFFEKHYGPDNAVAVAVGDFDPEVFFALLERYFGDIPPRGGAFPPIPKEPLQEGQRRVEVFSDAEPMAVIAFHKPTLPDRDDYVLDLVDGILSGGRSSRLWRELVENKKVATQVSTVNGSPGARYDNLFVVYVEPAPGVEPETALEAVREELRRLAGEPPPPAELEKVKRALEADRVRGLLSDGGLSRRLSFFQTVAGDWRYIEEHPKVMETITPEEVSKVAARYFTPENETTAILRRPAQKAGEAGK